A window of Sphingobacterium kitahiroshimense genomic DNA:
GCCTTGAAAACATCTAAATCAACCAGATTATGCATAAACTTAATATAGTGAGGGGAGCCTGTATTGATCACGTATGCCTCTCCATCACGGCTTATTTCTTGAACATCAATCATCTGCAGGTCAATCAAATTATTTTCTAAATTGGCATGATGACTTCCGTCTACTGCCAAAAAGTCAGTTTTGTCAGATATTAATTTGAGATCTCTAGCAAATGCAACAATACACCGGCCCCCATTGCCACACATAGTTCCTTCTCGTCCATCCGAATTGTAATAAATCATCTCAAAATCAAAGTTTTCTTTTTCTTGCAATAACATCAGGCCATCTGCACCGATACCAAATCTTCGGTCACAAAGCTTTTGTATCAAACCCTCATTCTTACTGTCGAAATGAAGCTTTCTATTATCAATTAGAATAAAATCATTGCCGGCGCCTTGGTATTTTGAAAATTTAATTTTTGATTCCATTTGAGTGATTGTATCTAGCAAAATTAACTTTTCTGTTACAGATAACATAGGGAAAGTTAAGTTTTGTTAAAATAGTCTTTCATAGGCTTTAATTAACATTTTTTAACGTGTCTAATTTGCAGAGAATATTGA
This region includes:
- the dapF gene encoding diaminopimelate epimerase — translated: MESKIKFSKYQGAGNDFILIDNRKLHFDSKNEGLIQKLCDRRFGIGADGLMLLQEKENFDFEMIYYNSDGREGTMCGNGGRCIVAFARDLKLISDKTDFLAVDGSHHANLENNLIDLQMIDVQEISRDGEAYVINTGSPHYIKFMHNLVDLDVFKAGYEIRNNEIYKTEGINVNFIEKEGDSGYFLRTFERGVEDETFACGTGATAAAMTIALHENLNGQITIPIRVLGGQLYISFLKDGTSFTEVYLKGPATFVFEGMI